A region of Flavobacterium album DNA encodes the following proteins:
- a CDS encoding Gfo/Idh/MocA family protein: protein MNQKTIRWGIIGCGDVTERKSGPAYQKTEGFELHAVMRRDAAKAEDYAKRHGVPKHYSDADALINAPEVDAVYIATPPDTHKYYALKVAGAGKPCCIEKPMAPTYAECVAICNAFESKGLPLFVAYYRRSLPRFLQIKNWIEEGQIGTVRHINWHLGRTPSPKDLSGEYNWRTDAAIAPGGYFDDLASHGLDLFLYLFGNAKEVSGSSLNQQGLYSAKDAVTASWLHESGVTGTGTWNFGLSERADSATIYGSKGKMEFAVFDEVPLVLSNDAGRKEVVIGHPENIQLYHVQNMREHLLGNAIHPSTGMTGAHTGWVMDRILGTIE from the coding sequence ATGAACCAAAAAACGATCCGTTGGGGAATAATTGGCTGCGGCGACGTTACCGAACGCAAGAGCGGCCCGGCCTACCAGAAGACAGAAGGTTTTGAACTGCATGCCGTTATGCGCCGCGATGCTGCAAAAGCCGAAGACTATGCAAAAAGGCATGGTGTGCCAAAACATTATTCTGATGCAGATGCACTTATAAACGCCCCCGAAGTAGATGCCGTTTATATTGCCACGCCGCCTGATACCCATAAATATTACGCACTCAAAGTTGCCGGTGCGGGCAAGCCCTGCTGCATCGAGAAGCCGATGGCGCCTACCTATGCCGAATGTGTTGCTATTTGCAATGCTTTTGAAAGTAAAGGATTGCCTTTATTTGTTGCGTACTACCGCCGTTCGCTGCCAAGGTTTTTACAAATTAAAAACTGGATAGAAGAAGGGCAGATAGGCACAGTGCGCCATATCAACTGGCATTTGGGCAGGACACCTTCACCAAAAGACCTTTCAGGAGAATATAACTGGCGAACGGATGCCGCCATAGCCCCCGGCGGTTATTTTGATGACCTTGCCAGCCACGGGCTCGACCTGTTTCTCTATCTGTTCGGTAATGCAAAAGAAGTTTCGGGGAGCAGCCTCAACCAACAGGGATTGTATTCTGCCAAAGATGCCGTGACCGCTTCTTGGCTGCATGAGTCCGGCGTTACCGGAACCGGAACCTGGAATTTCGGCCTTTCGGAAAGAGCCGACAGCGCAACCATTTACGGCAGTAAAGGGAAAATGGAGTTCGCTGTTTTTGATGAGGTGCCGCTTGTACTTAGTAATGATGCGGGAAGGAAAGAGGTCGTAATCGGGCACCCGGAAAACATTCAGCTGTACCATGTGCAGAATATGCGCGAGCACCTCTTGGGTAATGCGATCCATCCTTCAACAGGGATGACAGGAGCGCATACCGGCTGGGTAATGGACAGGATATTGGGGACGATAGAATAA
- a CDS encoding sugar phosphate isomerase/epimerase family protein has translation MNRRLFLKNTGMAGAALSLADPLLSWLMENENTTAAKPFFKLSLAQWSVHRAILEKKTLAALDFAKKARELGFEAVEYVSQLYNPEIEKDGISKVVKELKKRSHDHGIKNVLIMVDGEGELAALAKAERDDAIAKHSKWVDAAAELGCHSIRVNLFGAGAENDFDKWKATSVDGLGRLAEYAQKSNINVIVENHGGLSSDAGKLTDVIKSINLKNCGTLPDFGNFCVKRDGGERWGAPCIDEYDKYKGVLQLMPFAHGVSAKTYDFDAKGNETTIDYRKMLKIVKEAGYTGHIGVEYEGSRLSEEEGIKATKALLIRVADELNK, from the coding sequence ATGAACCGTCGCTTATTCCTGAAAAATACCGGGATGGCAGGAGCTGCCCTTAGTCTTGCCGACCCATTATTATCCTGGCTTATGGAAAACGAGAACACAACCGCTGCTAAACCTTTCTTTAAACTGTCGCTGGCGCAATGGTCGGTGCACAGGGCCATACTCGAAAAGAAAACGCTGGCAGCGCTGGATTTTGCAAAAAAAGCCCGCGAACTCGGGTTTGAAGCAGTGGAATATGTCAGCCAGCTGTATAATCCTGAAATCGAAAAAGACGGCATCAGTAAGGTGGTAAAGGAACTCAAAAAACGCAGCCATGACCATGGTATAAAGAACGTGCTGATCATGGTGGATGGCGAAGGCGAACTGGCGGCATTGGCAAAAGCCGAAAGGGACGACGCGATAGCCAAACATTCTAAATGGGTGGATGCTGCTGCGGAACTGGGCTGCCACTCCATACGGGTAAACCTTTTTGGCGCAGGGGCGGAAAATGACTTTGACAAATGGAAAGCGACCTCGGTTGATGGCTTGGGCAGGCTTGCGGAATATGCCCAAAAAAGCAACATCAACGTGATTGTGGAAAACCATGGCGGACTTTCGTCTGATGCGGGAAAACTGACCGATGTAATTAAGTCCATCAACCTGAAGAACTGCGGCACGCTGCCCGACTTTGGGAATTTCTGTGTAAAGCGCGATGGTGGCGAACGCTGGGGCGCACCCTGCATCGATGAATATGATAAATACAAAGGTGTGCTCCAACTAATGCCGTTTGCCCACGGCGTAAGTGCGAAGACCTATGATTTTGATGCCAAGGGAAATGAAACGACCATTGACTACCGGAAGATGCTGAAAATTGTGAAGGAAGCAGGTTATACCGGGCACATCGGGGTGGAATACGAGGGAAGCCGGCTGAGTGAGGAAGAGGGGATAAAAGCAACGAAAGCATTATTGATAAGGGTCGCGGACGAATTAAACAAATAA
- a CDS encoding Na+/H+ antiporter has product MDKFPFYLIIIAVILLLIMLANKIKVAYPVLLVLAGLGISIIPGIPELQMKSETIFILFLPPLLYEAAWNISWKELWKWRRIIGSFAFIVVFFSAISVALVANYFIPGFSLALGLLLGGIVSPPDAVSAGAILKFVKAPRRVRSILEGESLLNDASSLIIFRFALIAVATGQFVWHEAALSFLWMVAGGIGIGVAIGYIIMKIHKFLPTDANSDIVLTILTPYIMYIAAEEVHSSGVLAVVSGGLLLSNHRLQFLSSTSRLRGYNVWESLVFVLNGLIFMFIGLDLPQITSGLGNVSMPTAIGYGLLITGVLIVGRIVAAYGAVVVTLIARNFITVADRSNPGIKGPFLIGWSGMRGVVSLAAALSIPLQLEDGTTFPQRNLILFITFVVILATLLLQGLTLPLLIRKFHIKDPDYIMPEDELYNKLRNMMSQHALDHLRSNYKKQLGEHTALQQIAQKWETSRAGIKEPGMNAESKEIYRALLNHQREWLHDKNSAKQSLDEEIVRRLYVYLDLEEEKLQYF; this is encoded by the coding sequence ATGGACAAATTCCCATTTTACCTTATCATTATCGCGGTGATATTGCTGCTGATCATGCTGGCTAACAAAATAAAAGTAGCCTATCCCGTGCTGCTCGTGCTTGCAGGGTTGGGTATCAGTATTATTCCCGGCATACCTGAATTGCAAATGAAGTCGGAAACTATATTTATACTGTTTCTGCCACCTTTACTGTATGAAGCCGCATGGAATATATCATGGAAAGAACTATGGAAATGGCGCCGTATCATCGGGAGTTTTGCCTTTATCGTTGTATTCTTCTCGGCGATCTCCGTAGCATTGGTGGCCAATTATTTTATACCCGGTTTTTCGTTGGCGCTGGGATTGTTGCTGGGCGGCATCGTTTCGCCACCGGACGCCGTTAGTGCGGGCGCAATACTGAAATTTGTAAAAGCACCGCGTCGTGTACGCTCCATACTGGAAGGTGAAAGCCTGCTGAATGACGCATCATCACTTATTATTTTTCGTTTTGCGCTTATTGCGGTTGCTACAGGGCAGTTCGTATGGCATGAGGCAGCCCTTAGCTTTTTATGGATGGTAGCGGGCGGCATTGGCATAGGCGTGGCAATAGGCTACATCATCATGAAAATACACAAATTTTTGCCGACAGATGCCAACAGCGATATCGTACTGACTATCCTGACACCCTACATCATGTACATTGCCGCCGAGGAAGTGCACAGCTCGGGGGTGCTTGCCGTTGTGAGCGGCGGCCTGCTGCTGTCTAACCATCGCCTTCAATTCCTTAGCAGCACCTCGCGACTTCGCGGATATAACGTTTGGGAAAGCCTTGTTTTTGTGCTAAACGGATTGATATTTATGTTCATTGGGCTTGACCTGCCCCAGATTACGTCCGGGCTTGGAAACGTAAGCATGCCCACGGCTATAGGTTACGGGCTGCTGATAACCGGTGTTTTGATCGTGGGGCGCATTGTTGCTGCTTATGGGGCTGTGGTTGTTACGCTCATTGCCCGGAATTTTATAACCGTGGCCGACAGGTCTAATCCCGGTATAAAAGGCCCATTCCTCATAGGGTGGTCCGGGATGCGGGGTGTGGTATCGCTGGCTGCGGCATTATCCATACCCTTGCAACTGGAAGATGGCACCACGTTCCCCCAACGAAACCTTATCCTCTTTATCACTTTTGTTGTTATATTGGCCACCCTGCTTTTACAGGGTCTTACATTGCCTTTGCTTATACGGAAATTCCACATAAAAGACCCAGACTACATTATGCCGGAAGACGAGCTTTACAATAAATTGCGGAATATGATGTCGCAGCATGCGCTCGACCACCTAAGATCGAATTATAAAAAACAGCTTGGTGAACATACTGCCCTCCAGCAAATAGCGCAAAAATGGGAGACCAGCCGCGCAGGCATAAAAGAGCCCGGCATGAACGCAGAGTCGAAAGAAATATACCGCGCCCTGCTAAACCACCAACGCGAGTGGCTGCATGATAAAAATTCAGCAAAACAAAGCCTTGACGAAGAGATCGTCAGGAGGCTGTATGTTTACCTTGATTTGGAGGAAGAGAAATTGCAGTATTTTTAA
- a CDS encoding alpha/beta hydrolase → MKQFLLLMALLLATTTNAQQVLPLYEKAIPNSKPSPDTEKSEVNSSGILIISNVSVPTLTVYKPVKPSPMKSSVIICPGGGYGILASGHEGADVARVLNSWGVTAFVLKYRLPNDATMNDKSIGPLQDVQRALQMVREHAAEWNIDVSKIGVMGFSAGGHLAATASTHFDKGVIDNPENISLRPDFSILIYPVISFSNSLTHAGSRENLLGKIASPNQALFYSNELAVTAQTPPAFLVHSADDDLVPVGNSIAYYKALQEYKIFSEMILYPHGGHGYGMDNKTTEDKWMDRLKEWMAASGIL, encoded by the coding sequence ATGAAGCAGTTTTTACTCCTGATGGCACTCCTGTTGGCTACAACTACCAATGCGCAGCAAGTCCTGCCTCTATACGAAAAAGCCATTCCCAACAGCAAGCCTTCTCCCGATACAGAAAAATCGGAGGTGAACAGTTCCGGTATTCTTATCATCAGCAATGTCTCGGTGCCTACGCTCACGGTTTATAAGCCGGTAAAGCCTTCGCCAATGAAAAGCTCGGTCATTATCTGCCCCGGAGGTGGCTACGGCATACTCGCTTCGGGACATGAAGGGGCCGATGTGGCGCGCGTGCTCAACAGCTGGGGCGTGACGGCATTCGTGCTTAAATACCGGCTGCCGAATGATGCGACTATGAATGACAAAAGCATCGGGCCGCTGCAGGATGTACAGCGCGCACTGCAAATGGTTCGCGAACACGCGGCAGAATGGAATATAGATGTATCGAAGATTGGCGTTATGGGCTTTTCGGCAGGAGGACACCTCGCGGCAACGGCTTCTACCCATTTTGACAAGGGCGTGATTGATAACCCTGAAAACATATCGCTGCGCCCGGACTTCTCCATACTTATTTATCCGGTCATCAGTTTTTCCAACAGCCTCACCCATGCGGGAAGCCGCGAAAACCTGCTGGGCAAAATTGCCAGTCCGAACCAGGCATTATTTTATTCTAATGAACTGGCGGTAACTGCCCAAACCCCTCCTGCTTTCCTGGTGCATTCTGCCGACGATGATCTGGTACCTGTGGGCAACAGCATTGCGTATTATAAGGCACTGCAGGAATATAAGATATTCAGCGAAATGATACTTTACCCTCATGGAGGACACGGCTACGGAATGGATAACAAGACCACTGAGGATAAATGGATGGACCGCCTGAAAGAATGGATGGCGGCTTCGGGGATTTTGTAA
- a CDS encoding efflux RND transporter periplasmic adaptor subunit: protein MQRHITALLLLLLALTGCDGNKGSAAKGTEAEPLAQTLYTDKTELFVQYNPLIVGEVSTMAAHLTRLGDVFKPLTDAKVTISLIVNGKGIKNTAPAPEKGGLYVIDLKPSAAGKGTLVIDIVSKDLTDKFTIDNVEVYANAEAAQKAAHHYEDAGAIAFSKEQAWNIEFATTPAVKQDFHEVIRTNGQLVSAPGDEMVIAANADGIVRFSGSKAQAGMAVQQGTALFTISGDNLTQRNVDSSIREAKANYLKLKTDYERASELIKDKIISQREFQTTKLAYENALNDYNTVSKNYSGKGLNIVSPMSGFISSVSVTDGQFVQAGAPLATISKNKRLLLKANVSQRYFSKLPGFASANFTLPDGKTYDTNDLNGKVASFGKSAAANSAFLPISFEIDNTGGLISGSTVQVFLKSDSVANALVIPFASIMEEQGIYYVYVQTGGESFAKREVQLGANDGKNVQVLKGVTEGERVVSKGAYQIKLSSASGAMPAHSHEH from the coding sequence ATGCAACGACATATAACAGCGCTGCTGTTGCTGTTGCTGGCCCTCACAGGCTGCGACGGCAATAAAGGCAGCGCTGCCAAAGGTACCGAAGCGGAACCTTTGGCCCAAACGCTGTATACGGATAAGACAGAACTTTTCGTTCAGTACAACCCGTTAATTGTTGGTGAAGTTTCTACAATGGCTGCACACCTTACACGCCTTGGGGATGTTTTTAAGCCGCTTACCGATGCCAAAGTAACCATCAGCCTTATCGTAAATGGCAAGGGCATAAAGAACACGGCACCTGCACCCGAAAAGGGCGGGCTCTATGTGATCGACCTGAAGCCGTCTGCTGCAGGCAAGGGTACTTTGGTAATTGACATAGTGTCTAAAGATCTTACCGACAAATTTACCATTGACAATGTGGAAGTTTATGCGAATGCAGAAGCAGCGCAGAAAGCGGCACACCACTATGAAGATGCCGGCGCCATCGCCTTTTCGAAAGAGCAGGCATGGAATATAGAGTTTGCAACAACTCCGGCAGTAAAGCAGGATTTCCATGAAGTGATACGTACCAATGGCCAACTGGTATCGGCTCCCGGTGATGAAATGGTTATTGCCGCAAACGCTGATGGCATTGTACGCTTTTCGGGCAGTAAAGCCCAGGCAGGCATGGCCGTACAGCAGGGTACTGCCCTGTTTACCATATCGGGTGACAACCTCACGCAGCGCAATGTAGATTCTTCAATAAGGGAAGCAAAAGCTAACTACCTGAAGCTGAAAACCGACTACGAGCGTGCCTCCGAGCTTATTAAAGACAAGATCATTTCGCAAAGGGAATTCCAGACCACAAAACTGGCCTACGAAAATGCGCTGAACGACTACAATACCGTTTCTAAGAATTATTCCGGCAAAGGCCTGAATATTGTGTCGCCAATGAGCGGCTTTATAAGTTCTGTCAGCGTAACCGACGGGCAGTTTGTGCAGGCCGGGGCACCATTGGCAACCATATCAAAAAACAAGAGGCTGCTGCTTAAGGCCAATGTATCGCAGCGTTATTTCAGCAAATTGCCGGGCTTTGCTTCGGCCAACTTTACGCTGCCAGACGGCAAAACGTATGACACCAACGACCTCAACGGAAAGGTAGCCTCATTCGGAAAAAGTGCGGCAGCCAATTCGGCGTTCCTTCCCATCAGCTTCGAGATCGACAATACAGGCGGGCTTATCTCGGGCTCCACTGTACAGGTATTCCTGAAATCGGACAGTGTAGCCAATGCATTGGTTATCCCGTTTGCATCAATAATGGAAGAGCAGGGCATTTATTATGTATATGTGCAGACCGGCGGCGAAAGCTTTGCTAAAAGAGAAGTACAGCTGGGAGCCAATGACGGTAAAAATGTACAGGTACTAAAAGGCGTAACTGAAGGCGAAAGGGTTGTTTCGAAAGGGGCTTACCAGATAAAATTATCGTCGGCTTCCGGAGCCATGCCGGCACATTCCCACGAACATTAA
- a CDS encoding efflux RND transporter permease subunit has protein sequence MIQFALHNRLIVVIASTLLIVFGTITASRMEVDVFPDLTAPTVAILTEAHGMAPEEVEKLVTFPLETSVNGATNVRRVRSSSSSGLSIVWVEFEWDTDVYLARQIINEKIASVSERLPENVGNPTMAPQSSIMGEIMYVTLTADKTSTMDLRTIADWTLRPRLLATGGVAQVVVNGGDYKQYQILASPDKMRYYGITLAELSEAAKSANGNSSGGFINEFGNEYTIKGTGRTSDIAEIGRSVVKVVGGNSVKIEDIAAIQIAAAPKIGDAAKSGKPAVVMTIQKQPSTNTLELTEKIDGVIADLRKTIPKDIHVDTHVFRQADFIESSISNIQKTLMEGTIFVVVILFLFLMNWRATVISLLAIPLSLIVAILTLKWLGLTINTMSLGGMAIAVGDLVDDAIIDVENVYKRLRENARLPLEKQKKKLTVIFDASLEIRSSVINATFIIIVAFIPLFFLTGMEGRLLAPLGIAFIVALFASLVVSITLTPVLCSYLLTKESMLKKREKESWLVEKLQHGYTNALKRVMNNKKTAIGTASGLFLIAIVLLTQQGRSFLPEFNEGSLVISAVTLPGISLEESNKVGTQVEKALLSVPEIKVTTRRTGRAELDEHTQGVNSSEIEAPFHLEDRNREAFMEDVREKLSGISGVNITIGQPISHRIDHMLSGTRANIAIKIFGSDLSKLSTLSNQVKNSIQDIEGLVDVSTEQQIEIPQIQIRPKRDMLNFYGITIGEFNKFVDVAFAGEKVSEIYEGNRTFDLILKFDDDNRGRIENIRNTMIDSHDGQKIPLEYVADIVSTSGPNTISRENVQRKTVVSANVAGRDQKSVVEEIRKAIDEKITLPEGYHIEYGGQFEAEAEASKTLVIASLLSLLVIFLILFQEFKKIKTASIILTNLPLALIGGVLSIYFTSGILSIPAIIGFITLFGVATRNGILLVSHYKTLQAEGHTLYDTVIQGSKDRLSPILMTALTAGLALIPLAIASDLPGNEIQSPMAKVILGGLLTSTLLNIFIVPVVYYLSNQKKKEDAL, from the coding sequence ATGATACAATTTGCATTGCACAACAGGTTAATTGTTGTCATTGCAAGCACGCTTCTTATCGTGTTCGGCACCATTACGGCCTCCCGCATGGAGGTGGACGTATTCCCAGACCTTACTGCACCAACCGTTGCCATACTTACGGAGGCACACGGGATGGCCCCTGAGGAGGTGGAGAAACTGGTTACTTTCCCATTGGAGACTTCGGTGAACGGCGCTACTAATGTACGCAGGGTGCGAAGCTCATCGTCATCCGGGCTTTCTATCGTATGGGTAGAATTCGAGTGGGATACTGATGTGTACCTTGCCCGCCAGATCATCAACGAAAAGATTGCTTCCGTTAGCGAGCGCCTGCCGGAAAATGTAGGCAACCCTACCATGGCGCCGCAATCGAGCATTATGGGCGAGATCATGTATGTTACGCTGACGGCAGATAAAACATCGACCATGGACCTGCGCACTATAGCCGACTGGACCCTGCGCCCAAGGCTGCTTGCCACAGGCGGGGTTGCCCAGGTGGTCGTGAACGGCGGCGATTATAAGCAATACCAGATACTGGCATCCCCGGATAAAATGCGCTACTATGGTATTACCCTTGCCGAGCTTTCAGAAGCGGCAAAGTCAGCTAATGGGAATTCATCGGGCGGTTTTATCAATGAATTCGGGAATGAATATACCATAAAAGGCACCGGGCGTACCAGCGATATTGCCGAGATAGGCCGGTCGGTAGTAAAGGTAGTTGGCGGCAACAGCGTAAAGATCGAGGACATTGCCGCGATACAGATAGCTGCGGCCCCCAAGATTGGCGATGCAGCCAAAAGCGGCAAGCCGGCGGTGGTAATGACCATCCAGAAACAGCCATCGACCAATACGCTGGAACTGACAGAAAAGATCGACGGGGTTATTGCCGACCTGAGGAAGACCATCCCAAAAGATATCCATGTGGATACGCATGTATTCCGGCAGGCAGATTTTATCGAATCATCCATAAGCAATATCCAAAAGACCCTGATGGAAGGTACCATTTTTGTAGTGGTGATATTATTCCTTTTCCTGATGAACTGGAGGGCGACCGTAATATCCTTACTGGCTATACCGCTTTCGCTGATCGTGGCCATCCTTACACTGAAATGGCTGGGACTTACCATCAATACCATGAGCCTTGGCGGAATGGCCATTGCTGTAGGCGACCTGGTGGATGATGCCATCATTGATGTGGAGAACGTTTACAAGCGCCTTCGCGAAAATGCCCGCCTGCCACTGGAGAAGCAAAAGAAAAAACTCACGGTAATATTTGATGCCTCTTTAGAAATACGGTCATCCGTGATCAATGCAACGTTTATTATCATTGTAGCGTTCATTCCGCTGTTCTTCCTTACCGGTATGGAAGGAAGGCTGCTGGCCCCGCTGGGAATCGCATTTATCGTGGCGCTTTTTGCCTCGCTGGTTGTTTCGATAACGCTTACCCCGGTACTGTGCAGCTACCTGCTCACCAAAGAATCGATGCTGAAAAAGAGGGAAAAGGAAAGCTGGCTGGTGGAAAAGCTACAGCATGGATACACGAATGCCCTGAAACGGGTAATGAATAATAAGAAAACTGCAATAGGTACAGCATCCGGATTATTCCTGATAGCCATAGTATTGCTCACCCAGCAGGGAAGGAGCTTCCTCCCGGAATTCAATGAGGGCTCGCTTGTGATATCAGCCGTGACGCTGCCGGGAATTTCGCTTGAAGAAAGCAACAAGGTTGGTACGCAGGTAGAAAAGGCCTTGCTGTCAGTTCCCGAAATAAAAGTGACCACACGAAGGACGGGCCGTGCCGAGCTTGACGAGCATACGCAGGGCGTGAACTCTTCGGAAATAGAAGCGCCGTTCCATCTTGAAGACCGCAACCGGGAAGCCTTTATGGAAGATGTGCGCGAAAAGCTGTCGGGGATATCGGGCGTGAATATCACGATTGGGCAGCCTATCAGCCACCGTATTGACCATATGCTGTCGGGAACCAGGGCGAACATAGCGATCAAGATATTCGGCTCCGACCTCAGTAAGCTGTCCACACTTTCCAACCAGGTAAAAAACAGCATACAGGACATAGAAGGCCTGGTAGACGTGAGCACTGAGCAGCAGATCGAGATACCGCAGATACAGATACGGCCCAAACGGGACATGCTGAATTTTTACGGCATTACCATAGGGGAATTCAACAAATTTGTGGATGTGGCTTTTGCAGGCGAAAAGGTTTCGGAGATATACGAAGGCAACCGCACATTCGACCTTATCTTAAAATTTGACGACGACAACCGCGGCAGGATAGAGAACATCCGGAACACGATGATAGACAGCCATGACGGGCAGAAAATCCCGCTGGAATACGTAGCCGATATCGTGAGCACTTCCGGTCCGAACACCATCAGCCGGGAGAACGTGCAACGTAAGACAGTAGTGTCGGCAAACGTAGCAGGACGCGACCAGAAGAGCGTTGTGGAGGAGATCAGGAAAGCTATCGATGAAAAGATAACGCTCCCGGAAGGCTACCACATAGAATATGGCGGGCAGTTTGAAGCCGAAGCCGAAGCCTCCAAAACACTGGTAATCGCTTCACTTCTTTCGCTGTTGGTCATATTCCTTATCCTGTTCCAGGAATTCAAAAAGATAAAGACAGCCTCAATTATATTGACCAACCTTCCGTTGGCATTAATAGGGGGCGTGCTCAGCATTTACTTTACAAGCGGCATCCTGAGCATTCCGGCCATCATCGGGTTCATTACCTTATTTGGTGTTGCCACACGGAATGGCATTCTACTGGTATCGCATTATAAAACACTGCAGGCGGAGGGCCACACGCTTTATGACACCGTGATACAGGGTTCTAAAGACCGACTAAGCCCCATACTGATGACTGCACTTACTGCCGGCCTGGCGCTCATACCGCTGGCCATTGCGAGCGACCTTCCCGGTAACGAGATACAGAGCCCGATGGCAAAAGTGATCCTGGGCGGGCTGCTTACCTCTACCCTGCTGAATATTTTTATTGTACCCGTGGTGTACTACCTGTCTAATCAAAAAAAGAAGGAAGATGCGTTATAG
- a CDS encoding TolC family protein has product MRYRSAFHIAVLLFALQATAQSTLDNTLSAIAKNNKTLAANRQDWEAKKLEFNTGLTPPNPTVEYDYLFSNPANAGNQTVFTISQGFDFPTAYSRKKKLADEQVKQADFNLSSARQDILLQAKTACIRLVYYNKRYTQLTRRMTDTEKMVQNFQVRLDKGDGNILDLNKASLQLIELKRDYHTTVSQINQLNYKLTELNGGTEIVFKDTIYPLIPVIPAFEELEKAYEENDPNRKILEQQKVVAETNLAVSRSMVLPKIEVGYHYQGILGETYSGVHTGVSIPLWENKNVVRQRKAEVVAAELDIDAHKNEHFFHIKHLYEDYINLKTTLEAYEAAKIDTSSRNRVLLNKAFALGEISSTEYFMETTYFFTALNSFLETERDYHEAVATLLKYQL; this is encoded by the coding sequence ATGCGTTATAGATCAGCATTTCATATAGCCGTGCTTTTGTTTGCATTGCAGGCAACGGCACAATCGACACTGGACAATACGCTTTCGGCTATTGCCAAAAACAACAAGACCCTCGCGGCAAACAGGCAGGACTGGGAAGCAAAGAAACTGGAATTCAATACCGGCCTCACGCCCCCCAACCCCACCGTGGAGTATGATTACCTGTTCTCTAATCCTGCAAACGCGGGTAACCAGACGGTGTTTACCATATCGCAGGGTTTTGATTTCCCAACTGCCTATTCGCGCAAAAAGAAACTTGCGGATGAGCAGGTGAAGCAGGCCGACTTCAACTTGAGCTCTGCACGGCAGGACATCCTGCTGCAAGCCAAAACGGCGTGTATCCGGCTGGTATACTACAATAAGCGATACACCCAGCTGACCCGCAGGATGACCGACACGGAGAAGATGGTACAGAATTTCCAGGTGCGCCTTGATAAGGGCGATGGCAATATCCTGGACCTGAACAAGGCCAGCCTGCAGCTTATTGAGTTGAAAAGGGACTACCATACTACCGTGTCGCAGATCAACCAACTGAATTACAAGCTTACGGAACTGAACGGCGGTACGGAAATTGTTTTTAAGGATACGATATACCCGCTAATCCCTGTTATTCCTGCTTTTGAGGAACTGGAAAAGGCCTATGAAGAAAATGACCCCAACAGGAAGATCCTCGAGCAGCAGAAGGTAGTAGCAGAAACCAATCTTGCTGTTAGCCGGTCGATGGTATTGCCTAAGATCGAGGTGGGCTACCATTATCAGGGGATATTGGGGGAGACTTATAGCGGTGTGCATACCGGTGTTTCTATTCCGCTTTGGGAGAACAAAAATGTAGTGAGGCAACGCAAGGCAGAGGTCGTTGCCGCCGAGCTCGACATCGATGCCCACAAGAATGAGCATTTCTTCCATATCAAGCATTTGTATGAAGATTATATCAACCTGAAAACAACGCTCGAGGCCTATGAGGCAGCTAAGATTGACACCTCATCGCGCAACCGCGTATTGCTCAACAAGGCTTTCGCGCTGGGCGAGATTTCCTCAACGGAATACTTTATGGAAACCACCTATTTCTTTACAGCCCTCAACAGCTTTTTAGAAACCGAAAGGGATTATCATGAAGCTGTGGCAACGCTATTGAAGTACCAGTTGTAG
- a CDS encoding DUF2188 domain-containing protein: MGKNQHITRHPEGGWQVKGEGNTKATVVTNTQQEAIDAGREIAKNQQSELLIHGKDGQIRARDSYGNDPYPPKN, encoded by the coding sequence ATGGGAAAGAACCAACACATTACGCGACACCCCGAGGGTGGCTGGCAAGTAAAGGGGGAAGGTAACACTAAAGCAACTGTGGTTACTAATACCCAGCAAGAGGCAATTGACGCTGGTAGAGAAATCGCCAAAAACCAGCAGTCAGAATTATTAATCCATGGAAAAGATGGTCAAATTAGGGCTAGAGATAGTTATGGTAATGATCCTTATCCCCCAAAGAACTAA
- a CDS encoding DUF3892 domain-containing protein translates to MAEYRISGVWKPGNEITHYAVHEGTLNTLKRSTRMSKADTIQLVRNSGNSVKTILWDYTNAKWKLGQKVHATTGINGYLHTDPNSTVTDNLQHLIDYDWLLRW, encoded by the coding sequence ATGGCAGAGTATAGAATCTCAGGCGTTTGGAAGCCTGGAAATGAAATTACACATTATGCAGTTCATGAGGGCACTTTGAATACTTTAAAGCGTAGTACAAGAATGTCAAAAGCTGACACCATACAGTTAGTTAGAAATTCAGGCAATAGTGTCAAAACTATTTTGTGGGACTATACCAACGCAAAATGGAAGTTAGGACAAAAAGTGCATGCCACAACTGGAATTAATGGTTATTTACATACTGATCCAAACTCAACCGTGACCGACAATCTCCAGCACTTGATTGATTATGATTGGTTATTGCGCTGGTAA